One window from the genome of Diorhabda sublineata isolate icDioSubl1.1 chromosome 10, icDioSubl1.1, whole genome shotgun sequence encodes:
- the LOC130449333 gene encoding uncharacterized protein LOC130449333, whose translation MEQGEAEKDKKQDEAQQLSPNALKVAAADCLNSWIHYLQMLNSMCAAGLRLSQSLTNLSQMQNIPFALQCQTSWEELSKSTVIASNNVKTHIANAMQDMSIGETFTEGDAQRQQEHNQQIITENLLAFVNLQYQFSIAGCENFGSMAMCPLCQTAPGGIHSSECSLAALQQCFNRVLQESSSQRSSPHLPTELCTDSPKSHEMSKSEVPRQRSPHSDTREHSPHAEGIHRGQSPIHAFGEGTSKTIGPLETLRGPFPIPGPLHTMKSPFPGRGSRSPLHFPLFPLNCQRRWSEAGVIESYGDSGDEQRRRWSMPWDTAWGEAGQQRYLPSKLAAPSGYPQEKSRSTTPETVPPLSQASSGGPGILPGTEGLAEAIHLLSCRPARCSIPQTSGQHYMPHWGETHEERMHRRLMYPGPASQRGNWQSIDVPHSSGMSVTEHCDIFPSGLPLTSRKSSSSTDSSSCLSIHSRSTTSSSERGSASEASGTEAIRLHANLYSMWSGSEHLPFIRLPESQEPQDDSDTDDPSTEKSISRYFPKPT comes from the exons ATGGAACAAGGAGAAGCTGAAAAAGATAAGAAACAAGATGAAGCTCAACAGCTAAGTCCAAATGCTTTGAAGGTAGCAGCTGCAGATTGCCTTAATAGTTGGATTCATTATTTACAG aTGTTGAATAGTATGTGCGCAGCTGGTTTGCGCCTATCTCAATCTCTAACAAATCTGTCTCAAATGCAGAACATTCCTTTTGCTCTACAATGCCAGACTAGCTGGGAAGAGCTATCTAAATCGACTGTAATTGCTAGTAATAATGTAAAAACTCACATTGCTAATGCCATGCAGGACATGAGTATTG GTGAGACATTTACCGAAGGAGACGCTCAAAGGCAACAGGAGCACAATCAACAGATCATAACTGAAAATTTGCTCGCTTTTGTCAATCTCCAATATCAGTTTTCCATTGCTGGCTGTGAAAATTTTGGGTCCATGGCTATGTGCCCGTTGTGTCAAACTGCCCCCGGTGGGATTCATAGCTCAGAATGCAGCTTAGCTGCACTTCAACAATGTTTTAACAG GGTATTACAAGAGTCATCTTCACAACGTTCAAGTCCCCATTTACCAACAGAACTTTGTACAGACAGTCCCAAAAGTCACGAAATGTCAAAAAGCGAAGTTCCAAGACAAAGAAGCCCCCATTCAGACACTAGAGAACATTCTCCACACGCAGAAGGTATTCATAGAGGACAAAGTCCCATTCATGCTTTCGGAGAAGGTACAAGCAAAACTATAGGGCCTTTGGAGACATTGCGAG gTCCTTTTCCTATACCAGGTCCTTTGCATACAATGAAATCTCCTTTCCCGGGTCGGGGTTCTCGATCCCCTCTTCACTTTCCACTTTTTCCTTTGAATTGTCAACGTCGCTGGTCGGAAGCTGGTGTTATCGAATCTTATGGAGACAGCGGAGACGAACAGAGACGACGTTGGTCGATGCCTTGGGATACGGCATGGGGAGAAGCTGGTCAACAGAGATATCTACCATCGAAATTAGCCGCCCCATCTGGGTACCCTCAAGAAAAAAGCAGAAGTACTACTCCAG AAACTGTACCCCCATTATCCCAAGCTTCGTCTGGGGGTCCAGGTATACTTCCTGGTACTGAAGGTTTGGCCGAAGCCATACATTTGTTGTCTTGTCGTCCTGCTAGATGTTCAATACCACAAACATCTGGACAACATTATATGCCTCATTGGGGAGAAACGCACGAGGAAAGAATGCACCGTAGACTGATGTATCCTGGACCAGCATCCCAAag gGGTAACTGGCAATCTATCGACGTACCACATTCAAGCGGTATGTCGGTGACTGAGCATTGTGATATTTTTCCATCGGGTTTACCATTAACTTCAAGAAAAAGTAGCTCCTCAACTGATTCCTCTTCATGTCTGTCGATTCACAGTCGATCAACTACAAGTTCTTCAGAAAGGGGATCCGCCAGTGAAGCTAGTGGCACT gAGGCTATTCGACTTCACGCAAATCTTTATTCGATGTGGAGTGGTAGTGAACATCTACCGTTCATACGTTTACCGGAATCTCAAGAACCTCAAGATGATAGCGATACTGATGATCCTTCTACAGAAAAAAGCATCAGTAGATATTTTCCCAAACCCACTTAG